The Desulfonatronovibrio magnus genome has a segment encoding these proteins:
- a CDS encoding radical SAM protein translates to MFDANISGKFWDYLCGFQPASLCDWPGKVSAVLFFGGCNLRCPTCHNASFAWKNCVSSNIDHLEVLKRVQKNKKWLDGLVLTGGEVTIIPGFEDLLRILSSIGLPMKIDTNGQRPDAVELALRQSMVKTIAVDVKGPWNKYPHLCGGLVSSSEARYRADEIFGLAQGCPERFMFRCTRVPGLTSDDIQEVRSYLPGGFDLHIQKYQECLENGLS, encoded by the coding sequence ATGTTTGATGCTAATATTTCCGGTAAATTCTGGGACTATCTGTGCGGCTTTCAACCGGCAAGTCTTTGTGACTGGCCAGGCAAGGTGAGTGCAGTACTTTTTTTCGGGGGGTGCAATTTGCGCTGCCCTACCTGTCATAATGCTTCTTTTGCCTGGAAAAATTGTGTTTCTTCCAATATTGATCACCTTGAAGTTTTAAAGCGTGTTCAGAAAAATAAAAAATGGCTGGACGGCCTGGTGCTGACCGGGGGTGAAGTTACCATTATTCCAGGTTTTGAAGATTTGCTGCGCATACTTTCATCCATTGGACTTCCCATGAAGATTGACACCAACGGCCAGAGGCCGGATGCTGTTGAGCTGGCACTCAGGCAGTCCATGGTCAAAACAATTGCAGTTGATGTAAAAGGCCCCTGGAACAAGTATCCTCATTTATGCGGCGGTCTTGTCAGTTCTTCCGAGGCGCGTTACAGGGCTGATGAAATTTTTGGCCTGGCTCAAGGGTGTCCGGAGAGGTTCATGTTTCGCTGCACCAGGGTACCCGGTCTGACCAGTGATGACATTCAGGAGGTCAGGTCATATCTGCCTGGTGGTTTTGATCTTCACATACAGAAATATCAGGAATGTTTAGAAAATGGACTATCGTGA
- a CDS encoding ribonucleoside triphosphate reductase: MPKQIRKRDGRLESWSTDRIGLAILKALKASGIKDPLLATRLARRVEHKLAEMDVADQELVQDMVEMVLMESRLFDVAKKYIIYREKRRELRSQHEAFLNIRETIDNYVNKSDWRVNENANMGHSFQGLMLHLSGSVQARYSLEKYPEEVRLAHEHGYFHIHDLSFGLAGYCAGWSLRDLLLEGFNLEGKCSSGPAKHFDSALGQMVNFLGTLQNEWAGAQAFNNVDTYLSPFIRHDGLSYPEVKQAIQKFVFNLNTTSRWGGQSPFTNLTFDLVPPKHIAREGVIIGGKIMDESYSLFTPEMEMINKAFLEVMLEGDYHGRIFSFPIPTYNVTADFPWDGEVGGLLLELTAKYGVPYFQNFINSDLSPEDVRSMCCRLQMDLRELRKRTGGLFGAGDLTGSIGVVTLNLPKLAFLAQGEQDYLDIITEYAGFARDSLEFKRKFITDNMERGLFPFSKRYLKNGLKNHFSTIGVIGGHEACMNLLGKGIQTQAGTRLMQKVLNHLRDLTVGYQEQTGNLYNLEATPAEGTSYRLAKIDKQLYNSIYASGNGVPYYTNSTAMPVGATSDVFEALEHQDKLQPLYTGGTVFHTFLGESVADCGSLQSFIVKAMSMTKLPYISITPTFSVCKKHGYIVGEHPECPDCGKDTEVYTRVVGYYRPVNMWNKGKQAEYQDRVVFGL, from the coding sequence ATGCCTAAACAAATAAGAAAAAGAGATGGAAGGCTTGAATCATGGTCTACAGATCGTATCGGTCTGGCAATCCTCAAGGCCTTAAAGGCCAGTGGTATCAAGGATCCTTTACTGGCCACCAGGCTAGCCCGCAGGGTTGAGCACAAGCTTGCAGAAATGGATGTGGCTGACCAGGAACTGGTCCAGGATATGGTGGAAATGGTGCTTATGGAGTCCAGACTTTTTGATGTGGCTAAAAAGTATATTATTTACCGTGAAAAGCGCCGTGAACTCAGATCACAGCATGAAGCTTTTCTGAACATCCGGGAAACCATAGACAACTATGTTAACAAGTCTGACTGGCGTGTTAATGAAAATGCCAATATGGGCCACTCATTTCAGGGGCTTATGCTGCATTTGTCCGGCTCGGTCCAGGCCCGGTATTCCCTTGAAAAGTATCCTGAGGAAGTACGTCTGGCTCATGAGCATGGATACTTTCATATTCATGATCTTTCTTTTGGGTTGGCTGGTTATTGTGCGGGATGGAGCCTCAGGGATCTTTTACTTGAAGGGTTTAATCTTGAAGGCAAATGTTCTTCCGGTCCAGCAAAACACTTTGACTCGGCCCTTGGTCAGATGGTGAACTTTCTGGGTACTTTGCAAAATGAATGGGCAGGAGCGCAGGCATTTAATAATGTAGATACCTATCTATCGCCTTTTATCAGGCATGACGGCCTTTCCTATCCGGAGGTCAAGCAGGCCATCCAGAAGTTTGTTTTTAACCTCAATACAACATCAAGGTGGGGAGGTCAGAGCCCTTTCACCAACCTGACTTTTGATCTTGTTCCTCCAAAACATATTGCCCGGGAAGGGGTGATTATTGGTGGTAAGATCATGGATGAAAGCTACTCCCTGTTCACGCCTGAAATGGAAATGATTAATAAAGCATTCCTCGAGGTGATGCTTGAAGGAGACTATCATGGCCGAATATTCTCCTTTCCCATTCCTACCTACAATGTAACAGCTGATTTTCCCTGGGATGGCGAGGTGGGTGGACTGTTGCTCGAGTTGACAGCCAAATACGGGGTTCCTTATTTTCAAAACTTCATTAACTCAGATCTGAGCCCTGAAGACGTGCGCTCCATGTGCTGCCGTCTGCAGATGGACCTCAGGGAACTGCGTAAAAGAACCGGAGGGCTGTTTGGTGCCGGTGATCTGACCGGTTCTATCGGAGTGGTAACATTGAACCTGCCCAAGCTGGCGTTTCTGGCACAGGGAGAGCAGGATTATCTGGACATTATTACTGAATACGCAGGATTTGCCAGAGATTCTCTTGAGTTTAAAAGAAAATTTATTACCGACAACATGGAACGAGGTCTTTTTCCATTTTCCAAAAGGTACCTGAAAAATGGATTGAAAAACCATTTCAGCACCATTGGGGTCATTGGCGGCCATGAAGCCTGCATGAATCTGCTGGGCAAAGGTATTCAAACCCAGGCAGGAACAAGGCTTATGCAAAAAGTTCTTAATCACTTAAGGGATCTGACGGTTGGTTATCAGGAACAGACAGGCAATCTTTACAACCTTGAAGCAACTCCGGCCGAGGGAACCAGCTATCGCTTAGCCAAAATAGACAAACAGCTTTACAATTCAATTTATGCTTCAGGTAACGGCGTGCCATACTATACAAACTCAACCGCTATGCCAGTGGGAGCGACCTCGGATGTTTTTGAAGCTCTGGAGCACCAGGATAAGCTTCAACCCCTTTACACAGGTGGAACGGTTTTTCATACTTTTCTGGGAGAATCTGTGGCAGATTGTGGTTCCTTGCAAAGTTTTATTGTTAAAGCCATGTCCATGACCAAACTGCCTTATATTTCCATTACCCCCACATTTTCAGTCTGCAAGAAGCATGGCTATATTGTGGGTGAACATCCTGAGTGCCCTGATTGCGGCAAAGACACTGAAGTTTATACAAGGGTGGTGGGGTATTACAGGCCGGTAAACATGTGGAATAAAGGCAAACAGGCTGAATATCAGGACCGGGTGGTATTTGGATTGTAG
- a CDS encoding class I SAM-dependent methyltransferase: MVNNLYNLIFSDMSKLCYTNCLQLYPEKAQILDVGIGNGVMIKKNHKLIKEKNLQIIGLDINKHYLEHCRKLISEYSLENQVQVIQESVLKFTPPNNINFDYVFFGQSFMLMSEQKEILEKTKQWLKPEGKVVFFQTMFKNKSKLMEFVKPRLKFLTTVDFGKVTYEKEFYKLLSEGNFSSCEDKLLKKNVFKGEHRLIITQPQNVMQH, translated from the coding sequence ATGGTCAATAATCTTTACAACTTAATATTCAGCGACATGTCAAAGCTGTGCTATACAAACTGTCTTCAGCTTTATCCTGAGAAAGCTCAAATCCTGGATGTTGGTATCGGCAATGGCGTCATGATTAAGAAAAACCACAAACTCATTAAAGAAAAAAACCTTCAGATAATTGGACTGGATATAAACAAACACTACTTGGAGCATTGTCGCAAGCTTATCAGTGAGTATAGTCTGGAAAACCAGGTTCAGGTTATCCAGGAGTCGGTTTTGAAGTTCACCCCGCCCAATAACATCAACTTTGACTATGTTTTTTTCGGACAAAGCTTCATGCTTATGAGTGAACAAAAGGAAATACTGGAAAAAACCAAGCAATGGCTCAAACCTGAAGGCAAGGTTGTTTTCTTCCAGACAATGTTTAAAAACAAGTCCAAACTTATGGAGTTTGTCAAACCCAGGCTCAAGTTTCTTACAACTGTTGATTTTGGAAAGGTGACTTATGAAAAGGAGTTTTACAAATTGCTAAGTGAGGGGAACTTTTCTTCGTGTGAAGACAAACTGCTCAAGAAAAATGTATTTAAAGGTGAGCATCGACTGATAATCACTCAGCCTCAAAACGTAATGCAGCATTAG
- the argF gene encoding ornithine carbamoyltransferase, producing MKKDFLTILDLKRNEAHELVKRAAEMKKNSLRSDILRSKSFILIFEKASTRTKVSFEVGISQLGGHYVFMSSKDSQLGRSEPLEDTARVLSKYADGLIVRTYAQNNLEVLARHSTIPVINALSDEYHPCQVMSDLLTIYERTPNFSDLTVAWVGDGNNMAHSWINAAVYFPFQLNVAVPRRYEPKQDILERALHMGARIYVTHDPAEAVQGAHYVNTDVWASMGQESEQQKREKAFYGFCVDDKLLSYADDNVKVLHCLPAHRGEEISKEVIEGNRSLVWDQAENRLHMQKAILEWIVQ from the coding sequence ATGAAAAAAGATTTTCTGACGATATTGGATCTTAAGCGTAATGAGGCCCATGAGCTTGTTAAGCGGGCTGCTGAGATGAAAAAAAACAGCCTCAGGTCAGACATCTTAAGGAGCAAGTCTTTTATACTAATATTTGAAAAGGCTTCCACCAGGACCAAAGTGTCTTTTGAAGTGGGTATAAGTCAACTTGGGGGGCATTATGTTTTCATGTCTTCTAAAGACTCGCAGCTTGGCAGAAGCGAACCTCTTGAAGATACAGCCAGGGTTCTGTCCAAATATGCAGATGGTCTGATTGTCAGAACTTATGCTCAAAATAATCTCGAGGTCCTTGCACGGCACAGCACAATTCCGGTCATTAATGCACTTTCTGATGAATATCATCCCTGTCAGGTAATGAGTGATCTTCTGACCATTTACGAAAGAACTCCCAACTTCAGTGATCTGACAGTGGCCTGGGTTGGGGATGGCAATAACATGGCTCATTCCTGGATAAATGCTGCTGTTTATTTTCCTTTTCAACTTAATGTAGCTGTTCCACGTCGCTATGAGCCCAAACAGGATATTCTGGAAAGGGCTTTACACATGGGGGCCAGAATATACGTAACTCATGATCCAGCTGAAGCGGTGCAGGGTGCACATTATGTAAATACAGATGTGTGGGCCTCCATGGGGCAGGAAAGTGAGCAGCAAAAACGAGAAAAGGCCTTCTATGGTTTTTGTGTGGATGACAAGTTGCTTTCATATGCTGATGATAATGTAAAAGTTCTTCATTGTTTGCCGGCACATCGGGGAGAGGAAATTTCAAAAGAGGTTATTGAGGGAAATCGTTCTCTGGTCTGGGATCAGGCGGAAAACAGGCTGCATATGCAAAAGGCAATCTTAGAGTGGATTGTGCAGTAG
- a CDS encoding argininosuccinate synthase, with protein MTDIKKVVLAYSGGLDTSVILKWIKNTYSCQVITFTADLGQEEELDGLEEKALSTGASKAYIEDLQEEFVRDFVFPMFRAGAVYEGRYLLGTSIARPLIAKRMVEIAVAEGAQAIAHGATGKGNDQVRFELTAMALEPSLKTIAPWREWDLHSRKDLIAFARENNIPVPVTKEKPYSSDRNLLHLSFEGGELEDPWMEPGPGSYHLAVAPENAPDEPEVITLGFEAGDPVSIDGRKMTPARLLKQLNLLGGKHGIGRLDMVENRFVGMKSRGVYETPGGSILFIAHRDLEGLCLDRESMHLKDEFITRYAGLVYNGFWFSPEREAMQALVDKTQEKITGEVRLKLYKGGVYPIGRRSDYSLYNPDLATFEEDEVYDQRDAEGFIRLNGLRLMTLSRMTKRG; from the coding sequence ATGACGGATATAAAAAAAGTAGTGCTGGCCTACTCAGGAGGTTTAGATACCTCTGTGATATTGAAGTGGATTAAAAATACTTATTCATGCCAGGTTATTACCTTTACAGCAGACCTGGGTCAGGAAGAAGAGCTGGACGGTCTTGAGGAAAAGGCTCTCTCAACCGGAGCTTCCAAAGCTTATATTGAAGATTTGCAGGAAGAATTTGTCCGGGATTTTGTTTTTCCCATGTTTAGAGCCGGTGCTGTATATGAAGGACGTTATCTTCTTGGAACATCCATTGCCAGGCCGCTCATTGCCAAAAGAATGGTGGAAATAGCTGTAGCAGAAGGTGCCCAGGCCATTGCACACGGTGCTACTGGCAAAGGCAATGATCAGGTCCGTTTTGAACTGACTGCAATGGCCCTGGAACCTTCTTTAAAGACCATTGCCCCGTGGCGTGAATGGGATCTGCACTCCAGAAAAGATTTAATTGCTTTTGCCCGCGAAAATAATATTCCTGTCCCTGTAACCAAAGAAAAACCTTACAGCTCTGACCGTAATCTTTTACATCTGTCATTTGAAGGTGGTGAGCTGGAAGATCCATGGATGGAGCCGGGCCCGGGAAGTTATCATCTTGCAGTGGCGCCTGAAAATGCGCCTGATGAGCCCGAAGTTATTACCCTGGGTTTTGAAGCTGGAGATCCGGTCAGCATTGATGGACGAAAGATGACTCCTGCCAGGCTGCTCAAGCAGCTCAATTTGCTGGGAGGAAAGCATGGTATTGGTCGTCTTGACATGGTGGAAAACAGGTTTGTGGGTATGAAATCCAGAGGTGTTTATGAAACCCCGGGAGGTTCAATTCTTTTCATTGCTCACAGGGATCTCGAAGGTCTTTGTCTGGACCGTGAAAGTATGCATCTAAAAGACGAATTCATTACTAGGTATGCGGGCTTAGTTTATAATGGTTTCTGGTTTTCTCCGGAGCGCGAGGCCATGCAGGCCTTAGTGGACAAAACCCAGGAAAAGATTACTGGTGAAGTCAGGCTAAAACTTTACAAGGGGGGGGTATATCCCATAGGCAGACGTTCTGATTATTCACTTTATAATCCTGACCTGGCCACCTTTGAAGAGGATGAGGTATATGATCAGCGTGATGCAGAAGGCTTTATCCGTCTCAACGGCTTGAGGCTGATGACTCTGTCCCGGATGACCAAGAGGGGTTAG
- the argH gene encoding argininosuccinate lyase, translating into MKNKNLKLWGGRFKGSTSSIVEEFTQSLDYDSHLYVHDIAGSQAHAAMLADQGVLTEEEARQIKSGLDQVREEIENGSFVWEKALEDVHMNIEKRLTEIIGPAGQKLHTGRSRNDQVALDFRLYTAECLTTWQVELKSLMQVFLTKAKAGQDVLLPGYTHLQPAQPVSLAHHLLAYVQMFKRDYERVTEILQRTGISPLGAAALAGTTYPVIPESIASQLGLKGVFANSMDAVSDRDFVLEALFAGSLIMTHLSRFCEEIILWSNPGFGFINLSDAYSTGSSIMPQKKNPDVAELIRGKTGSVYGRLMALLTTMKALPLTYNRDMQEDKAPMVEAHQTVNSCLRVMTGMIEEMTFNDDSMRAALKKGFLNATEMADYLVLKGIPFREAHHITGRAVAYAEQKGAGLEDLSLDELRSFDASIGKDIYMVLDYHEAVKRRGTPGSTGPESVSAQIDAVEKWLMSEGEGVV; encoded by the coding sequence TTGAAGAACAAGAATTTAAAACTTTGGGGCGGCAGATTTAAGGGCTCAACTTCTTCTATTGTGGAGGAGTTCACTCAGTCTCTGGACTATGATAGCCATCTTTATGTGCATGATATTGCGGGATCGCAGGCCCACGCAGCTATGCTGGCTGATCAGGGAGTGTTGACTGAGGAAGAAGCCCGGCAAATTAAATCAGGTCTTGATCAGGTTCGTGAAGAAATTGAAAATGGATCTTTTGTCTGGGAAAAAGCTCTCGAGGATGTTCACATGAACATTGAAAAGCGCCTGACAGAAATCATCGGACCTGCCGGTCAGAAACTGCATACAGGTCGCAGCCGAAATGATCAGGTTGCCCTTGATTTCAGACTTTATACAGCTGAGTGCCTGACTACCTGGCAAGTTGAGTTAAAATCACTAATGCAAGTTTTTCTAACCAAGGCCAAGGCCGGTCAGGATGTGCTTTTGCCAGGGTATACTCATCTGCAGCCGGCACAGCCGGTCAGTCTGGCACACCATCTGCTGGCCTATGTTCAAATGTTTAAGCGCGATTATGAGCGTGTGACAGAAATCCTGCAAAGGACAGGAATATCACCCCTTGGGGCAGCTGCTCTGGCCGGAACAACGTATCCGGTGATACCTGAGAGTATTGCGTCGCAACTTGGTTTAAAGGGCGTATTTGCCAACAGCATGGACGCGGTAAGTGATCGGGATTTTGTCTTGGAAGCGCTGTTTGCCGGATCCCTGATCATGACTCACTTAAGCAGATTCTGTGAGGAAATAATTCTCTGGTCAAACCCTGGATTCGGATTTATAAATCTTTCTGACGCATACAGTACCGGTTCTTCCATTATGCCCCAGAAAAAAAATCCTGACGTAGCTGAACTCATCAGGGGTAAAACAGGATCAGTATATGGCAGGCTCATGGCACTTCTAACCACCATGAAGGCCCTTCCCCTAACATACAATCGTGACATGCAGGAAGACAAGGCCCCTATGGTGGAAGCGCATCAGACGGTTAATTCGTGTCTGAGAGTTATGACAGGAATGATTGAGGAAATGACATTCAATGACGACTCAATGCGAGCTGCTTTGAAAAAGGGATTCCTCAACGCTACTGAAATGGCAGACTATCTGGTCCTGAAAGGCATTCCTTTCAGGGAGGCTCACCACATTACAGGCCGGGCAGTTGCTTACGCTGAACAAAAAGGCGCGGGGCTGGAAGATCTTTCCCTTGATGAGCTTCGTAGTTTTGATGCAAGCATTGGTAAGGACATTTATATGGTGCTTGACTATCATGAGGCAGTCAAAAGAAGAGGGACACCTGGTAGCACAGGCCCGGAATCAGTGTCGGCTCAGATTGACGCGGTTGAAAAGTGGCTTATGAGTGAAGGTGAAGGAGTTGTTTAG
- the ftsH gene encoding ATP-dependent zinc metalloprotease FtsH, translating to MNNFSRNLLLWATISLVLIILFNLFNQPQTPQHTLTYSELLTRINQGEVVAVKIQGQKVTGRLIDDRRFTSFVPDDPNFVDMLITNNVQVEAEPEDQASWLTTIFISWFPMLLLIGVWIFFMRQMQGGGGKAMSFGRSKAKMISQEDTKVTFADVAGVDEAKDELSEVVDFLSNPKKFTRLGGRIPKGVLLVGSPGTGKTLLARAVAGEAGVPFFSISGSDFVEMFVGVGASRVRDLFVQGKKNAPCLIFIDEIDAVGRQRGAGLGGGHDEREQTLNQLLVEMDGFESNEGVILIAATNRPDVLDPALLRPGRFDRQVVVPNPDVAGRKRILDVHSRKTPLAQGVDMEVIARGTPGFSGADLENLVNEAALHAAKLGKEHVSMEDFEEAKDKVLMGKERRSLILSDEEKTTTAYHEAGHTIVAKLLPGSDPIHKVTIIPRGRALGVTMQLPQDERYNYSKTYLENNLAVLLGGRVAEELVFNQMTTGAGNDIERATKMARKMVCEWGMSETLGPLAFGGKGEEVFLGREFTQHKEYSEETARLIDDEVKKIVRDAYEKAKQLLKDNLDNLKNLSEALLERETLSGAEVEMVMNGEELPPLADKMRAPEESRDSSRKKSDEAPKKAEKAEKDEFKIEE from the coding sequence TTGAATAATTTTTCTAGAAATCTGTTGCTTTGGGCAACAATATCTTTGGTTCTGATTATTTTGTTTAATCTGTTCAACCAGCCTCAAACTCCTCAGCATACCCTGACATACAGCGAACTGCTGACCAGGATCAATCAGGGTGAGGTTGTTGCTGTGAAGATTCAGGGTCAGAAAGTTACAGGAAGACTCATAGATGATCGCAGATTTACCTCATTTGTTCCTGATGATCCGAATTTTGTGGATATGCTCATAACCAACAATGTCCAGGTTGAAGCGGAACCAGAAGACCAGGCTTCCTGGCTGACTACGATTTTTATATCGTGGTTTCCCATGTTGCTTCTAATTGGTGTCTGGATATTTTTTATGCGACAGATGCAGGGTGGTGGCGGAAAAGCCATGTCGTTCGGCAGGTCCAAGGCCAAGATGATATCCCAGGAAGATACAAAAGTAACTTTTGCAGACGTAGCAGGCGTGGACGAGGCCAAGGATGAGCTTAGCGAGGTAGTGGATTTTTTGAGCAATCCCAAGAAGTTCACCCGCCTGGGGGGGCGCATCCCCAAAGGTGTTCTGCTTGTGGGGTCTCCAGGAACGGGTAAAACTCTGCTGGCCAGAGCAGTGGCTGGTGAGGCCGGAGTTCCCTTCTTTTCCATTTCCGGTTCTGACTTTGTGGAAATGTTTGTTGGTGTTGGAGCATCCAGGGTCAGAGATCTTTTTGTTCAGGGTAAGAAAAATGCTCCGTGCCTGATTTTTATCGATGAGATAGATGCTGTTGGCAGGCAAAGGGGAGCAGGCCTTGGCGGAGGACATGATGAAAGAGAGCAGACACTTAATCAGCTTCTGGTTGAAATGGATGGTTTTGAATCCAACGAAGGGGTAATTCTGATAGCCGCCACTAACCGACCTGATGTTCTTGACCCGGCACTCCTGAGGCCCGGACGTTTTGACAGGCAGGTTGTTGTGCCAAATCCGGATGTGGCGGGGAGAAAACGAATATTGGATGTGCACAGCCGCAAGACTCCTCTGGCGCAGGGAGTGGATATGGAAGTTATTGCCAGGGGAACACCGGGATTTTCCGGAGCTGATCTTGAAAATCTTGTCAATGAGGCTGCTTTGCACGCTGCCAAACTCGGTAAAGAACATGTCAGTATGGAAGATTTTGAAGAGGCTAAGGATAAGGTGCTTATGGGCAAGGAAAGGAGAAGTTTAATTTTAAGTGATGAAGAAAAGACCACAACGGCTTACCATGAAGCCGGGCATACCATTGTGGCCAAGCTTTTACCTGGTTCTGATCCAATACATAAAGTAACCATTATTCCGAGAGGACGTGCTTTGGGTGTGACCATGCAGCTGCCTCAGGATGAACGCTATAATTATTCCAAAACATACCTTGAAAATAATCTTGCTGTGCTGCTGGGCGGCAGGGTAGCGGAAGAACTGGTTTTTAACCAAATGACCACAGGAGCGGGCAATGACATTGAGCGTGCTACTAAAATGGCGCGAAAAATGGTTTGTGAATGGGGCATGAGCGAAACATTGGGGCCCTTGGCGTTTGGCGGAAAAGGAGAAGAGGTATTTTTGGGCAGGGAGTTTACTCAGCATAAAGAATATAGCGAAGAGACAGCCAGGCTCATTGATGATGAAGTCAAAAAGATTGTACGTGATGCTTATGAAAAAGCCAAACAGCTTCTGAAAGATAATCTGGATAACCTTAAAAACTTGTCAGAGGCCCTGCTTGAAAGAGAAACATTGTCCGGAGCTGAAGTGGAGATGGTCATGAATGGTGAAGAGTTGCCTCCCCTTGCAGATAAAATGAGGGCTCCAGAGGAAAGTCGGGATTCAAGCAGAAAAAAGTCTGATGAGGCCCCGAAAAAAGCTGAAAAAGCTGAAAAAGATGAGTTTAAGATAGAAGAGTAA
- the folP gene encoding dihydropteroate synthase, with protein sequence MLNVTPDSFYDGGKYDEHSRALDHATAMLKQGADIIDAGGESTRPFSEPVNAQTELARVLPVISDVLLRHPDARVSVDTYKASVASACLEAGASIVNDVSACRFDPGLMDVIVQYKPGYVLMHSSSRPQDMQKNPIYSDVVDQIKFFFQERLNALTAAGMNMSRIVLDPGIGFGKTLEHNLEILKRVNEFLSFGLPLYLGVSNKSLWGTLSGLKMEERGTSTQVAVALTALKGVGIHRVHDVPATVNTLKILRKIWY encoded by the coding sequence ATTTTGAACGTCACTCCAGATTCTTTTTATGATGGAGGAAAATATGATGAGCACTCCAGAGCGCTTGATCATGCCACTGCAATGCTTAAGCAGGGAGCGGACATTATCGATGCAGGCGGAGAAAGTACAAGACCTTTTTCCGAGCCAGTTAATGCCCAAACTGAACTTGCCAGGGTTTTACCGGTTATCTCGGATGTTTTATTGAGACATCCTGATGCCCGGGTATCTGTGGATACTTATAAGGCTAGTGTGGCCTCAGCGTGCCTTGAAGCCGGTGCTTCGATTGTTAATGATGTTTCTGCCTGTCGCTTTGATCCTGGACTGATGGATGTTATCGTTCAATACAAACCAGGGTATGTCTTGATGCACAGCAGCAGTCGACCTCAAGATATGCAGAAAAATCCAATTTATTCAGATGTAGTGGACCAAATCAAATTTTTTTTTCAAGAGCGGCTGAATGCACTTACCGCGGCCGGTATGAACATGTCCCGTATAGTTCTGGATCCCGGCATAGGTTTTGGTAAGACGCTTGAACATAATCTTGAAATATTAAAGAGAGTAAATGAATTCTTGAGTTTTGGTCTGCCACTGTATCTGGGGGTTTCCAACAAATCATTGTGGGGTACCTTGTCAGGACTGAAAATGGAAGAGAGAGGTACATCCACCCAGGTGGCTGTAGCGCTTACTGCTCTTAAAGGAGTGGGCATTCACCGGGTTCATGATGTACCCGCAACCGTTAATACATTGAAGATACTAAGAAAAATATGGTACTGA
- the cdaA gene encoding diadenylate cyclase CdaA, translating into MVLNLGILQFAWRDIVDIVVVAFIIYRVIILVKGTRAVSVFYGLLLLLVIFYFSGELGLYTLHWLLANFLGSLFLVIIILFQRDIRKALAEMGGGRLWFRSRPGLAILDELILASITMAKKRIGALMVIEKTTPLGDVVESGVEVDSKFSKEIVETIFYPNTPLHDGAVIIRDDKILAAGCILPLAVGIKSRWDYGTRHRAALGITEETDAIAIVVSEERGVVSVAIGGKLIGPLDEVRLRRVLSSAWEK; encoded by the coding sequence ATGGTACTGAATCTTGGAATTTTACAGTTCGCCTGGCGGGACATAGTTGATATTGTTGTTGTAGCCTTTATCATTTACAGGGTAATTATTCTGGTAAAGGGTACACGGGCTGTGTCTGTATTTTACGGACTGCTTCTTTTGCTGGTAATATTTTATTTTTCCGGAGAATTGGGGCTTTATACTCTGCACTGGCTGCTGGCAAATTTTCTTGGTTCCCTTTTTCTGGTTATTATTATTTTGTTTCAGCGCGATATCCGTAAGGCTTTGGCTGAAATGGGCGGAGGAAGGCTATGGTTCAGGTCGCGTCCAGGTCTTGCAATTCTGGATGAGCTTATCCTGGCGTCAATAACCATGGCAAAAAAAAGGATAGGCGCATTAATGGTCATAGAAAAAACAACGCCCCTAGGTGATGTGGTTGAGTCCGGCGTTGAGGTTGACTCTAAATTTTCCAAAGAAATTGTTGAAACTATTTTTTATCCGAATACTCCCTTACATGATGGCGCTGTTATAATCAGGGATGATAAAATTCTTGCAGCAGGATGTATTTTGCCCCTAGCTGTAGGCATCAAGTCAAGATGGGATTATGGAACCAGGCACAGAGCAGCTCTTGGCATCACGGAAGAAACAGACGCCATTGCCATAGTTGTTTCAGAGGAAAGGGGGGTTGTTTCAGTAGCTATAGGCGGGAAGCTTATTGGTCCGTTGGATGAAGTTCGTCTTAGAAGAGTGCTTTCTTCAGCCTGGGAAAAGTAG